The Planococcus donghaensis genome contains a region encoding:
- a CDS encoding two-component system regulatory protein YycI codes for MDWNKTKTIFIIVFSILNVFLYSLYLNRYTEAKNVEVLSESSVDEKLQADKITYSNLPENVEGMPYIRGETKIFTAKEAPKENVQVNIQDGKKLQVSYEKAVSPVGEPESAKALATFMEQNVYEGTSYELWEIDKELNKAVYFQKLAGEVLYYSDDGKVTVYWDNEGNVVRYEQTMFTNIIENEEPKSLVTAVTAIHTLYQKNMLEYGTKIVNTELGYSVHVLVSKNRQMFVPTWHVQGELEDGSRQDYFVNAVKDGVIELNKPPEEVE; via the coding sequence TTGGATTGGAATAAAACCAAGACTATTTTTATCATTGTCTTTTCTATTTTAAATGTCTTTTTGTATTCCTTGTACTTGAATCGGTATACAGAAGCGAAAAATGTAGAAGTGCTTTCGGAATCCTCAGTGGATGAAAAGTTACAAGCTGATAAAATTACCTATTCAAACCTTCCTGAAAATGTGGAAGGGATGCCTTATATTCGTGGAGAAACGAAAATATTCACGGCGAAAGAAGCACCTAAAGAAAATGTTCAAGTGAATATTCAAGACGGAAAAAAACTACAAGTTTCGTATGAAAAAGCTGTTTCACCGGTGGGCGAACCAGAAAGCGCAAAAGCGTTAGCTACGTTTATGGAACAAAACGTGTATGAAGGCACTTCCTATGAATTATGGGAGATTGATAAAGAGTTAAATAAAGCAGTCTATTTTCAAAAGCTTGCTGGTGAAGTTCTTTATTATAGCGATGATGGAAAAGTAACGGTGTATTGGGATAACGAAGGGAATGTTGTCCGCTATGAACAAACGATGTTCACCAATATTATCGAAAACGAAGAACCGAAAAGTTTAGTGACAGCGGTCACCGCCATTCATACCCTTTACCAAAAAAACATGTTGGAATATGGTACTAAAATCGTCAATACAGAATTAGGTTATTCGGTACATGTTCTAGTATCAAAAAACCGTCAAATGTTTGTCCCAACATGGCATGTTCAAGGCGAACTTGAAGATGGAAGCCGACAAGATTATTTTGTGAATGCGGTAAAAGACGGAGTTATTGAATTGAACAAACCACCAGAAGAAGTAGAGTAA
- a CDS encoding YycH family regulatory protein, whose amino-acid sequence MGLKYVEHIKSIALFLLILLSLALTFTIWTFTPTHEIIEPTTTVEMPISETKNTEEIVRPVKLLFHNDENVTGTSDQNDIEVLLESVKNWQISNIRLVQDEATPATIKSYMHSSKRALVYYPGLVPLPVFDSINNIVDTTIPESSFDRLIIEWDAPANDRPALYFINSLSGRIYKADLRVEDLYQFQTEIVDQAGDYDTYVTDDAIGVLPIYVQQEKVEKTSIGFLLEEISTSKFAEALLDSPELVFSADLKTQEYTDDSGAFMRENPNTKSISYIQPKAETTDPAIPSDLLFDSLNYINAHGGWTDQYFYAGMNSVNQQIEYQLYVADLPVFSNSTTTDLEVMWGIDDGIEQVYSYVRPAYQLDSEAEKRVVVLASGENVLKALGQMEEEERSAITDVTPAYHVTRSEDDSFIIFEPTWYVKTNGIWTELPTELTGGGELGLE is encoded by the coding sequence GTGGGATTGAAATATGTAGAACATATCAAGTCGATCGCCTTGTTTTTACTCATCCTACTGAGTCTTGCGTTAACCTTTACTATTTGGACGTTCACACCAACACATGAAATTATTGAACCAACTACTACAGTAGAAATGCCAATTTCAGAAACGAAAAACACAGAAGAAATTGTTCGTCCCGTAAAACTACTGTTTCATAACGACGAAAATGTCACCGGGACGAGCGACCAAAATGATATTGAAGTCTTGCTTGAGTCTGTGAAGAACTGGCAAATTAGCAATATAAGATTGGTGCAAGATGAAGCAACTCCAGCGACGATAAAATCTTATATGCACAGCTCAAAACGAGCGCTTGTTTACTATCCCGGATTAGTACCCTTACCAGTTTTTGACTCGATTAATAATATTGTGGATACAACAATTCCAGAATCTTCTTTTGACCGGCTTATTATCGAATGGGATGCACCAGCTAATGATCGTCCGGCTTTATATTTTATTAACTCGTTGTCAGGAAGAATATACAAAGCAGATCTTCGAGTAGAAGACTTGTATCAATTCCAAACAGAGATTGTGGACCAAGCGGGCGACTATGATACCTATGTTACAGATGACGCGATTGGGGTATTACCGATCTATGTGCAACAAGAAAAAGTTGAGAAGACGAGTATTGGGTTTTTATTAGAAGAAATTTCAACTTCGAAGTTTGCAGAAGCGTTATTGGATAGTCCAGAATTGGTCTTCTCAGCGGATTTAAAAACGCAGGAGTATACGGATGATTCAGGGGCATTTATGAGAGAAAATCCGAACACCAAAAGCATAAGTTATATACAGCCAAAAGCCGAAACCACAGATCCAGCGATTCCATCAGATTTACTTTTCGATTCGCTGAACTACATTAATGCCCATGGCGGCTGGACAGATCAATATTTCTATGCAGGCATGAATTCAGTAAATCAGCAAATTGAGTATCAATTATACGTAGCTGATTTACCGGTCTTCAGTAATTCGACTACTACGGATCTAGAAGTGATGTGGGGAATAGATGACGGAATCGAACAAGTTTATAGTTATGTTCGACCAGCTTATCAATTAGATTCAGAAGCAGAAAAAAGAGTAGTTGTACTTGCTTCAGGAGAAAATGTATTGAAAGCTCTTGGACAAATGGAGGAAGAAGAACGATCCGCGATAACGGATGTTACGCCTGCTTATCATGTAACGAGAAGTGAAGATGATTCTTTTATCATTTTTGAGCCGACGTGGTACGTGAAAACAAATGGGATTTGGACAGAGCTGCCAACTGAATTGACAGGAGGGGGAGAACTTGGATTGGAATAA
- a CDS encoding nucleoside hydrolase: protein MTKIPIIIDTDPGIDDAMMLTLAFANEDALDVRLVTTCSGNISQDKTNYNARSFLSYIEANVEIARGLEQPIFRQLEVAEDIHGESGFGNVQFPMPKLPVSKRPAITAMLETILASDEKITIVATGPLTNVAALLLAHPEVKANIERISWMGGAAVGGNMSPSAEFNAYVDPHAVEIVFRSGIPIVMSGLDVTHKAFVTVEEAKNILAIGTEFAEKAYHLVTYYLDVIKRTPFHEENYDQVLHFHDVCAVMYLLKPEYFKGQDCYVEVALEGVTAGATVVDYTNRSGKVPNVHVLHTVNREEFVSEFMKAVVTISDKLK, encoded by the coding sequence ATGACTAAAATACCCATTATTATCGATACAGACCCTGGAATTGATGACGCAATGATGCTCACATTAGCATTTGCTAATGAAGATGCGCTGGACGTGCGACTTGTTACAACGTGCTCGGGAAATATTTCTCAAGATAAAACAAATTACAACGCACGTTCATTCTTAAGTTATATTGAAGCGAATGTAGAAATTGCACGTGGATTGGAACAGCCGATTTTTCGACAACTAGAAGTAGCAGAAGATATACACGGAGAAAGTGGCTTTGGTAATGTACAATTTCCAATGCCAAAATTGCCGGTAAGCAAACGACCAGCCATAACAGCAATGCTCGAAACGATTTTAGCGAGCGATGAGAAAATAACGATTGTCGCAACGGGACCATTAACAAATGTCGCAGCGTTATTACTAGCGCATCCTGAAGTAAAGGCGAACATTGAGCGTATTTCTTGGATGGGCGGTGCGGCAGTTGGGGGCAATATGTCGCCTAGCGCTGAATTTAATGCGTATGTGGATCCGCATGCAGTTGAAATCGTCTTTCGGTCAGGAATACCGATAGTAATGAGTGGATTAGATGTTACGCATAAAGCATTTGTCACAGTGGAGGAAGCAAAAAATATTTTAGCTATTGGTACGGAATTTGCAGAAAAAGCTTATCATTTGGTGACTTATTATTTAGATGTTATCAAAAGAACTCCTTTCCACGAAGAAAACTACGATCAAGTGCTACACTTCCACGATGTTTGCGCCGTTATGTATTTATTGAAGCCCGAATACTTTAAAGGACAAGATTGTTATGTAGAGGTAGCATTAGAAGGTGTAACAGCGGGAGCAACAGTGGTTGATTATACGAATCGTTCTGGTAAAGTGCCGAACGTGCATGTTCTTCACACGGTCAATCGCGAAGAATTTGTTTCCGAATTTATGAAAGCCGTCGTAACTATTTCAGATAAACTAAAATAA
- a CDS encoding winged helix-turn-helix transcriptional regulator, with the protein MGDLRSEIKREIESGEFNCEKELTLSIISGKWKIIIIYYLGTEGVLRFSEINRLLPKISHKVLTTQIRELEEDGIVHREVFAEVPSKVEYSLTPLGESLIPIVLMMDEWGKKNIKHFPVAKNG; encoded by the coding sequence ATGGGTGATTTGCGGTCAGAAATAAAAAGGGAAATTGAGAGTGGCGAATTTAATTGCGAAAAAGAACTGACCTTATCAATTATCAGCGGCAAGTGGAAAATCATTATTATTTATTATTTGGGAACAGAAGGTGTGTTGCGCTTTAGTGAGATTAACCGCTTACTTCCCAAAATTTCACATAAGGTACTGACTACGCAAATTAGAGAATTAGAGGAGGACGGGATTGTCCATCGGGAAGTATTTGCTGAAGTTCCGTCGAAAGTAGAATATTCATTAACTCCTTTAGGGGAAAGCCTAATTCCAATCGTTTTAATGATGGACGAATGGGGAAAGAAAAACATCAAACACTTTCCTGTTGCGAAAAATGGATGA
- the fdhA gene encoding formaldehyde dehydrogenase, glutathione-independent — protein MAGNRAVVYRGAGTVTVEDISYPELIIRDGPGVNPLNVGRKCEHGVIVKVVTTNICGSDQHMVRGRTTAPEGLVLGHEITGEVIEVGRDVEFIKKGDLVSVPFNIACGRCRSCKEQDTHICENVNPDRPGSAYGYVDMGGWVGGQSEYVMVPYADFQLLKFPDKDQAMDKILDLTMLSDIFPTGYHGAVSAGVKPGATVYVAGAGPVGLAAAHSAQLLGASVVIVGDLNKERLAQAHSFGCETVNLREHPNLGEQIAQILGVPEVDCAIDCVGFEASGHGEGAGEAPATVLNSIMDVTRAGGRLGIPGLYVTGDPGAADKDAQNGTLKVRLGLGWAKAHTFVTGQTPVMRYHRDLMKSILSGKAQIAKAVNATVITLDQSPEAYAEFDHGASKKFVIDPHGHFKK, from the coding sequence ATGGCAGGAAACAGAGCGGTTGTATACAGAGGTGCTGGAACAGTAACAGTTGAAGACATTAGCTACCCTGAATTAATCATCAGAGACGGTCCCGGGGTAAATCCGTTGAATGTAGGGCGTAAATGTGAGCACGGAGTAATTGTAAAAGTCGTTACAACGAACATTTGCGGAAGTGATCAACACATGGTGCGTGGCCGGACAACAGCTCCTGAAGGGCTTGTACTCGGCCATGAAATTACCGGAGAAGTTATTGAAGTTGGCCGTGATGTTGAATTTATAAAAAAAGGTGACTTAGTATCTGTTCCATTTAATATTGCTTGTGGTCGCTGCCGCAGCTGTAAAGAGCAAGATACCCATATTTGTGAGAACGTAAATCCGGATCGTCCAGGTTCTGCTTATGGGTACGTCGATATGGGTGGATGGGTCGGCGGGCAATCGGAATATGTGATGGTCCCTTACGCAGATTTTCAGCTGCTCAAATTTCCAGATAAAGATCAGGCAATGGATAAAATACTTGATTTAACGATGCTTTCCGATATTTTCCCGACAGGCTACCACGGTGCCGTGAGTGCTGGTGTGAAACCAGGAGCTACTGTCTATGTTGCCGGGGCTGGCCCTGTAGGTTTAGCCGCTGCCCATTCTGCTCAACTACTGGGTGCATCTGTTGTCATCGTGGGTGATTTAAACAAGGAGCGCCTTGCACAGGCCCATAGTTTCGGCTGTGAAACTGTAAATCTTCGGGAGCATCCGAACCTCGGGGAACAAATTGCTCAAATTCTAGGTGTCCCAGAAGTGGATTGCGCGATTGATTGCGTAGGCTTTGAAGCTAGCGGACATGGTGAGGGCGCTGGTGAAGCACCAGCTACCGTATTAAATTCCATTATGGATGTTACGCGTGCAGGTGGACGTCTTGGTATACCTGGACTCTATGTAACCGGTGATCCTGGCGCTGCCGACAAAGATGCCCAAAATGGAACCTTGAAGGTGCGCTTAGGACTGGGCTGGGCAAAAGCTCATACCTTTGTAACTGGCCAAACTCCGGTTATGAGGTACCATCGTGATTTGATGAAGTCGATTTTAAGCGGAAAAGCACAAATTGCCAAAGCCGTAAACGCAACCGTCATTACGTTAGATCAATCACCAGAGGCATACGCTGAATTTGACCATGGCGCTTCCAAGAAGTTTGTCATTGATCCGCACGGGCATTTTAAAAAATAA
- a CDS encoding CxxH/CxxC protein yields MEIKCCKTHVEHALDVFVAETKNYPILTELSETEKLSTTCDYCKEAATYLVANA; encoded by the coding sequence ATGGAGATAAAATGCTGTAAAACCCACGTGGAGCATGCGTTAGACGTGTTCGTGGCAGAGACTAAAAATTATCCGATACTAACAGAATTATCAGAAACAGAAAAGTTATCCACAACTTGTGATTATTGCAAAGAGGCTGCAACGTATCTTGTGGCAAACGCATGA
- the rlmH gene encoding 23S rRNA (pseudouridine(1915)-N(3))-methyltransferase RlmH, translating to MNISIISVGKLKEKYLKAGIEEYTKRLGSYSKINEIEVADEKAPEQLSDADMEIVKKKEADRILAKISADAYVIALAIDGKMKTSEQLAKDIESLMTYGRSKIVFVIGGSLGLHDEVLKRADEKLSFSKMTFPHQLMKLILVEQVYRAFRIMKGEPYHK from the coding sequence GTGAATATCTCAATTATCAGTGTAGGAAAGTTGAAAGAGAAATATTTGAAAGCTGGAATCGAAGAGTACACAAAACGACTGGGAAGCTATTCAAAAATTAATGAAATTGAAGTTGCGGACGAAAAAGCACCAGAGCAATTGAGTGATGCGGACATGGAAATTGTCAAAAAGAAAGAAGCCGACCGAATTTTGGCGAAAATTTCCGCTGACGCGTATGTCATTGCATTAGCGATTGATGGCAAGATGAAAACTTCAGAGCAGCTGGCAAAAGATATCGAATCGTTAATGACCTATGGCCGCAGCAAAATTGTCTTTGTCATTGGCGGATCGCTTGGATTGCATGACGAGGTGTTAAAGCGGGCGGATGAAAAATTATCGTTTTCGAAGATGACGTTTCCCCATCAATTGATGAAGTTGATTTTGGTGGAGCAGGTTTATCGGGCGTTTCGGATTATGAAGGGTGAACCGTATCATAAGTAA
- the walK gene encoding cell wall metabolism sensor histidine kinase WalK has product MSKVNFLKSIHVKFVLIYILLILLAMQIIGLYFAQQLEETLKGNFESSIKDRMEIIEFSVREEMIKERTEENSTLEQTLRTVLYGFQSDDINEIRVVDTRYSILASSVIENQILVGQRSTNDLVRQSIIGEIDLEQTYVDKESEERIWVRTLPIVATGGTLLGTLYVEAEIENVYDQMDDINSILAVGTTISLAITAILGILVAQTISRPIADMRRQAQAMAKGNFSRKVRVYSDDEIGQLARAFNHLTNRLQESQQSTESERRKLASVLSNMTDGVLSTDRRGRIILINDPALQLLNVSRETVINRPVTSVLGLEEEYTFEDLIDMKEAVTLDLSTYEQSTLLRTTFSVIQKETGFVNGLIAVLHDNTEQEKIDIERREFVANVSHELRTPLTTMRSYLEALADGAWQDPDLAPNFLNVTQTETERMIRLVNDLLKLSKMDSSETELSKEMVEFNVFFNRIIDRFEMSKSHKVNFMRQLPKEQYFVEIDPDKLTQVIDNIISNALKYSPEGGKVRFNMTVEEGYLLIQISDEGMGIPKENVDRIFDRFYRVDRARSREMGGTGLGLAISKEMINAHGGVIWAESKLGKGTSIFFTLPFEEDDGGEWD; this is encoded by the coding sequence ATGTCAAAAGTAAATTTTTTAAAGTCGATACATGTGAAGTTTGTGTTAATTTATATTTTGCTGATTTTGCTAGCTATGCAGATTATTGGTCTGTACTTTGCTCAGCAGCTTGAAGAAACCTTAAAAGGGAACTTTGAAAGTTCTATTAAAGACCGTATGGAAATTATTGAATTTAGTGTGCGTGAAGAAATGATTAAAGAACGTACAGAAGAAAATTCAACGCTTGAACAAACCTTGCGAACGGTATTATATGGATTTCAATCAGATGATATCAATGAAATACGGGTTGTAGATACACGGTATAGCATTCTTGCATCATCTGTTATTGAAAACCAAATACTAGTCGGCCAGCGGTCAACCAATGACTTGGTTCGCCAATCTATTATCGGAGAAATTGATTTAGAACAAACCTATGTGGATAAGGAAAGCGAAGAGCGAATTTGGGTACGAACCTTGCCGATTGTGGCGACAGGTGGCACCTTACTCGGGACTTTATATGTTGAAGCTGAAATTGAAAACGTGTATGACCAAATGGATGATATCAACTCCATTCTCGCAGTAGGTACAACGATTTCCTTGGCCATTACTGCAATTTTAGGAATTTTAGTGGCTCAAACCATTTCACGACCTATTGCGGATATGCGAAGACAAGCGCAAGCAATGGCAAAAGGAAACTTTTCCCGTAAAGTAAGAGTTTATAGTGATGATGAAATTGGTCAACTTGCTCGAGCTTTTAACCATTTAACAAATCGGTTGCAGGAATCTCAACAATCGACAGAAAGTGAACGTCGGAAATTAGCATCTGTCCTTTCTAATATGACCGATGGCGTATTATCGACTGATAGGCGAGGACGCATTATTTTGATCAATGATCCTGCGCTTCAATTGCTTAATGTTTCACGTGAAACGGTCATAAACCGACCGGTAACGAGCGTATTGGGTCTTGAAGAAGAATATACTTTCGAAGATTTAATTGATATGAAAGAAGCTGTTACATTAGATTTAAGTACGTATGAACAAAGTACGTTATTGCGTACGACTTTTTCTGTAATTCAAAAAGAAACAGGCTTTGTTAATGGTTTAATTGCGGTCTTGCATGACAACACAGAACAAGAAAAAATTGATATTGAACGCCGTGAGTTTGTGGCCAATGTATCGCATGAATTGCGGACACCTTTAACAACAATGCGCAGTTATTTAGAAGCATTGGCTGATGGGGCATGGCAAGATCCAGACTTAGCGCCAAACTTTTTAAATGTGACACAAACAGAAACAGAACGCATGATTCGACTGGTAAATGATTTGCTGAAATTATCAAAAATGGATTCGAGTGAAACCGAATTAAGCAAAGAAATGGTTGAATTCAACGTCTTTTTCAATCGCATTATCGATCGTTTTGAAATGTCGAAGTCGCACAAAGTGAATTTTATGCGTCAATTGCCTAAAGAGCAGTACTTTGTTGAAATTGACCCAGATAAATTAACCCAAGTAATTGATAACATCATTTCGAATGCATTGAAATATTCTCCTGAAGGTGGAAAAGTCCGCTTTAACATGACTGTTGAAGAAGGATATTTACTGATTCAAATTAGTGATGAAGGAATGGGAATTCCAAAAGAAAATGTCGATCGGATCTTTGACCGATTTTATCGCGTTGACCGTGCAAGATCCCGTGAAATGGGTGGTACGGGATTAGGGTTGGCGATTTCAAAAGAAATGATCAATGCTCATGGAGGCGTCATTTGGGCAGAAAGTAAGCTAGGAAAAGGAACAAGTATTTTCTTTACGTTGCCATTTGAAGAAGACGATGGGGGTGAGTGGGATTGA
- a CDS encoding MBL fold metallo-hydrolase produces the protein MQFSVLASGSSGNATYIENGEHSFLVDAGLSGRKMEELFAAIGKKMSDLDGILVTHEHSDHIKGLGIVARKHKVPIYANAKTWSAMDGLIGAVPVEQRFHFDMDTVKTFGSMDIESFAVSHDAADPMFYVFHANGRKLSLITDTGYVSDRMKGVIQASDSYVFESNHDVGMLQMGRYPWSIKRRILSDVGHVSNEDAAVAMSEVIAEKPTRIYLSHLSKDNNMKDLARMSVEQTLQSKGIITGEYVNLFDTDANIPTKLIVV, from the coding sequence ATGCAATTCAGTGTATTAGCCAGCGGTTCAAGCGGCAATGCCACATATATCGAGAACGGAGAACATTCTTTTTTAGTCGATGCGGGACTTAGTGGCCGTAAGATGGAAGAATTGTTTGCGGCAATCGGTAAAAAAATGAGCGATTTGGATGGCATTTTGGTCACTCATGAACATAGCGATCACATTAAAGGGCTTGGGATTGTAGCACGTAAACACAAAGTGCCGATTTATGCCAACGCGAAAACATGGTCTGCGATGGATGGGTTGATCGGAGCGGTTCCTGTAGAGCAGCGATTCCATTTTGATATGGACACGGTGAAAACTTTCGGTTCGATGGATATTGAATCGTTTGCTGTGTCACACGATGCGGCAGATCCTATGTTTTATGTGTTTCATGCGAATGGTCGGAAGTTGTCGTTGATTACGGATACAGGTTATGTCAGCGACCGGATGAAAGGCGTTATTCAAGCGTCGGATTCGTATGTGTTCGAAAGTAATCACGACGTGGGAATGCTGCAGATGGGCCGTTATCCATGGTCGATTAAACGTAGGATTTTAAGTGATGTGGGTCACGTGTCGAATGAAGATGCGGCAGTGGCGATGAGTGAAGTGATTGCTGAAAAACCGACGCGCATTTATCTTTCGCATTTGAGTAAAGACAATAATATGAAAGATTTAGCGCGTATGAGTGTTGAGCAAACATTGCAGTCAAAAGGGATTATCACGGGAGAATACGTGAATCTGTTTGATACGGATGCCAATATACCGACTAAATTAATCGTTGTGTAA
- a CDS encoding S1C family serine protease, with amino-acid sequence MGYYNQTPNGRPRPSRFGAFAAGLGGVVVGALLVWVLFYTLPELRPENGTSDTQIVEQGAKEGSEAVSVNIMTDVTKAVDIAADAVVGVSNLQANGDFWSQSPQQEQAVGTGSGVIYKNENGKAYVVTNHHVIDGASGIEVTLSDGSKVQAELVGSDIWTDLAVLEMDGAKVQAVAQFGDSDALKQGETVIAIGNPLGLDFSGSVTTGVVSGKDRAVPVDLNGDGQEDWQAEVLQTDAAINPGNSGGALVNLAGQLVGINSMKIATSQVEGIGFSIPINSAIPVIESIEENGEMIRPAMGVTLMDLVQVPQASRQDTLKLPEDVVTGVVVNSVIEGSAAAAAGMEQFDVIIEMDGTAIDDIIELRKHLYNKKKIGDELTVKAYRDGELIEFNLKLVDNSAL; translated from the coding sequence GTGGGTTATTACAATCAAACACCAAATGGTAGGCCGAGACCAAGCCGGTTTGGTGCGTTTGCTGCAGGTCTTGGCGGAGTTGTAGTAGGTGCGTTATTAGTATGGGTATTGTTTTATACCTTACCAGAGCTAAGACCGGAAAATGGCACTAGTGACACGCAAATTGTAGAGCAAGGTGCGAAAGAAGGTTCTGAGGCAGTTTCGGTTAATATTATGACAGATGTGACAAAAGCAGTTGATATAGCGGCGGATGCGGTTGTGGGGGTTAGTAATTTGCAAGCGAATGGGGATTTTTGGTCTCAATCACCGCAACAAGAACAAGCTGTTGGCACGGGATCTGGTGTTATTTATAAAAACGAAAATGGAAAGGCGTATGTCGTTACGAATCATCATGTTATTGATGGAGCCAGTGGTATTGAAGTGACGTTGTCGGACGGTTCTAAAGTTCAAGCCGAGCTAGTAGGAAGTGATATATGGACCGATTTGGCTGTACTTGAAATGGACGGCGCTAAAGTGCAGGCGGTTGCTCAATTTGGGGATTCAGATGCGTTAAAACAAGGAGAGACAGTGATTGCAATTGGCAATCCGTTAGGTCTGGATTTTTCAGGTTCAGTGACGACGGGTGTCGTTTCTGGTAAAGATCGAGCGGTGCCAGTGGATTTGAATGGAGATGGTCAAGAGGATTGGCAAGCAGAAGTGTTGCAGACAGATGCAGCGATAAATCCAGGAAACAGTGGTGGCGCATTGGTCAATTTAGCAGGGCAATTGGTTGGCATCAATTCGATGAAAATCGCGACTTCGCAAGTAGAAGGCATTGGATTTTCGATTCCCATCAATTCTGCGATTCCTGTGATCGAGTCGATTGAAGAAAATGGGGAAATGATTCGACCTGCAATGGGTGTAACGTTGATGGATTTGGTTCAAGTGCCCCAAGCTTCTCGTCAAGACACCTTAAAGCTTCCTGAAGACGTGGTAACGGGTGTCGTTGTCAATTCAGTGATAGAAGGTTCTGCTGCAGCTGCGGCGGGTATGGAGCAGTTTGATGTAATTATTGAAATGGATGGTACCGCAATAGACGATATTATCGAGTTGCGAAAGCATTTATACAATAAAAAGAAAATCGGTGATGAACTGACCGTTAAAGCGTATCGAGATGGTGAGTTAATCGAATTCAACTTAAAGCTTGTGGATAATTCAGCATTGTAA
- a CDS encoding SDR family NAD(P)-dependent oxidoreductase, whose amino-acid sequence MMFENNVVIVNGGTDGIGKEVVRFFCKEGATVHFTGRDRNKGSQVESECDGRAHFYQVHNENVEEIESFFKTLENNGHNVDILFNSAGILSTGMGPLSRVKLDDWNHLIAVNQTAIFVYMKYSLVGMSKQRNGVIINNAAILGNDKVNPMLPAYSGTKAAIVAMTQSTALRFANLGIRVNCISPGPTETDLAINAYGGTEKYEEQSKKHPRGSYGKPSEIAEVVLFLASDKASYINGAEIVVDGGYSLK is encoded by the coding sequence ATGATGTTCGAAAACAACGTAGTAATTGTTAATGGTGGAACCGATGGAATTGGTAAAGAAGTGGTTCGTTTCTTTTGCAAAGAAGGGGCTACCGTTCATTTTACTGGAAGAGATCGCAACAAAGGCTCTCAAGTAGAAAGTGAATGCGATGGAAGGGCTCATTTTTACCAAGTCCATAACGAAAACGTGGAAGAAATCGAAAGCTTTTTTAAAACACTTGAAAATAACGGTCACAACGTTGATATTCTATTCAATAGTGCTGGTATTTTATCGACAGGAATGGGGCCTTTGTCTCGAGTAAAACTAGATGACTGGAATCATTTAATTGCGGTCAATCAAACAGCCATCTTCGTCTATATGAAATATTCTTTAGTCGGGATGAGCAAGCAACGAAATGGCGTTATTATTAATAATGCAGCCATCCTTGGAAACGATAAGGTTAATCCTATGCTGCCAGCTTATAGTGGAACAAAAGCAGCGATTGTGGCAATGACTCAAAGCACAGCACTTCGCTTTGCTAACCTCGGAATTCGCGTAAATTGCATATCCCCTGGCCCTACAGAAACCGACCTAGCCATTAATGCATATGGCGGAACAGAGAAGTATGAAGAACAATCCAAAAAACACCCTCGAGGAAGTTACGGAAAACCAAGTGAGATTGCAGAAGTTGTTCTATTTTTAGCTTCAGACAAAGCATCCTATATAAACGGTGCGGAAATAGTCGTAGACGGTGGCTACTCCTTAAAATAA